From the genome of Mustelus asterias chromosome 7, sMusAst1.hap1.1, whole genome shotgun sequence, one region includes:
- the dad1 gene encoding dolichyl-diphosphooligosaccharide--protein glycosyltransferase subunit DAD1 gives MMRGSVLSVLSRFSQEYAAGTPLRLKLLDSYLLYMALSGVAQFLYCALVGTFPFNSFLSGFIACVGAFVLAVCLRIQINPQNKGDFIGISPERAFADFLFASTILHLVVINFIG, from the exons ATGATGCGCGGCTCTGTGTTGTCGGTGCTCAGCCGCTTTTCTCAGGAATATGCGGCGGGGACCCCGCTGCGGCTGAAGCTGCTGGACTCGTACCTGCTGTACATGGCGCTGAGCGGGGTGGCTCAGTTCCTTTACTGCGCGCTGGTCGGCACCTTCCCCTTCAACTCCTTCCTTTCCGGCTTCATCGCATGTGTGGGGGCCTTCGTGCTGGCAG TTTGCTTGCGGATACAGATCAACCCTCAGAACAAAGGAGATTTCATTGGCATCTCACCTGAGCGAGCATTTGCAGACTTTCTCTTTGCTAGCACCATTCTTCATCTGGTGGTGATCAACTTCATAGGTTGA